The following are encoded together in the Primulina tabacum isolate GXHZ01 chromosome 18, ASM2559414v2, whole genome shotgun sequence genome:
- the LOC142532249 gene encoding uncharacterized protein LOC142532249, translating to MGHKAGDCPKLKQPTTGRAYVMNAKQAEPDTTLIIGRILLAGIATYALLDSEATHSFISESFVKKLRILPVDIESRFRITVPSGEHMVSSSVVKNVELKLQKNIIRADHIVLPMLEFDIILGMDWLTLNGATMDFRWRTVSIRPPSGKTFIFEAAQNNQMSHIISYTCARKLIQKGCQGFLASIIYAPDIDSRFIEDVEVFKDFPDMFPDEVYGIPPEREVEFAIELMPNTVPIYKAPYQLAPAEMKELKDQIQELLDKGFIRHSLSPWVH from the exons ATGGGACACAAGGCTGGCGACTGCCCAAAGCTCAAGCAACCTACGACTGGAAGGGCATATGTGATGAATGCTAAGCAAGCGGAGCCAGACACTACGCTTATTATAG GACGAATATTGCTAGCAGGAATAGCTACCTACGCTTTACTAGATTCTGAAGCTAcgcattctttcatatctgaatcaTTCGTGAAGAAATTGAGAATCCTACCAGTAGACATAGAGTCAAGATTCAGAATTACAGTGCCATCTGGCGAACATATGGTTTCTAGTAGCGTGGTTAAGAATGTGGAACTTAAATTGCAAAAGAATATTATACGAGCGGATCATATAGTACTACCTATGCTTGAGTTCGATATTATTTTGGGCATGGATTGGCTTACACTGAATGGGGCCACTATGGATTTTCGGTGGAGGACAGTATCTATTAGACCACCAAGTGGGAAAACATTTATCTTTGAGGCGGCGCAAAACAATCAAATGTCGCATATTATTTCATACACGTGTGCAAGGAAGCTTATTCAAAAGGGTTGCCAAGGTTTTCTTGCTAGTATTATATATGCACCCGACATTGACAGTCGATTTATCGAGGATGTGGAGGTTTTTAAGGACTTTCCGGACATGTTCCCTGATGAAGTTTATGGTATTCCACCTGAAAGAGAAGTAGAATttgctattgagttgatgcccaATACAGTGCCGATCTATAAGGCACCATATCAATTAGCACCTGCAGAAATGaaggaattaaaagatcaaattcaagagctgCTAGACAAAGGATTTATTCGCCATAGTTTATCTCCATGGGTGCACTAg